In one window of Paracoccus saliphilus DNA:
- a CDS encoding DUF3100 domain-containing protein, with protein sequence MENTKDILLDWRLHASVLVITIIAEAIGVIAVPIGIGSILLLPLLYAFVMGLAINPNVLRKAGAWLGQREVKAASPLIVIAIMPFIAKFGTIIGPSMEQIIAAGPALILQELGNLGTIVLAFPVAVLLLGMGREAIGASFSVAREPNIAIIADKYGLKSPEGAGVMGVYVIGTLFGTFIFAILASLLATAGVFSIEALAMACGIGSGSMMAACSGALAHAVPEMEEQILALAGASNVLTYATGLYLCIFVALPVTEKLYDLLGRKEPATANTGE encoded by the coding sequence ATGGAAAACACGAAGGACATTCTTCTGGACTGGCGCCTGCATGCAAGCGTGCTGGTCATCACCATCATCGCCGAGGCCATCGGCGTCATCGCGGTTCCCATCGGCATCGGCTCGATCCTGCTGCTGCCGCTGCTTTACGCCTTTGTCATGGGACTGGCGATCAATCCCAACGTCCTGCGCAAGGCGGGCGCATGGCTGGGGCAGCGCGAGGTCAAGGCGGCCTCGCCGCTGATCGTGATCGCCATCATGCCCTTCATCGCCAAGTTCGGCACGATCATCGGCCCCTCGATGGAGCAGATCATCGCCGCCGGCCCGGCACTGATCTTGCAGGAGCTGGGCAATCTGGGCACCATCGTGCTGGCCTTCCCGGTCGCGGTATTGCTGCTGGGCATGGGGCGCGAGGCGATCGGCGCCAGCTTTTCGGTCGCGCGTGAACCCAATATCGCCATCATCGCCGACAAATACGGGCTAAAGAGCCCGGAAGGCGCCGGCGTCATGGGTGTCTACGTGATCGGTACGCTGTTCGGCACCTTCATTTTCGCGATCCTCGCCTCGCTGCTGGCAACCGCCGGGGTCTTCAGCATCGAGGCCCTGGCGATGGCCTGCGGGATCGGCTCGGGCTCGATGATGGCGGCATGCTCGGGTGCGCTCGCCCATGCCGTGCCGGAAATGGAAGAGCAGATCCTCGCCCTGGCCGGGGCCAGCAACGTGCTGACCTATGCCACAGGGCTGTATCTGTGCATCTTCGTCGCCCTGCCGGTGACCGAGAAGCTGTATGACCTTCTGGGTCGCAAGGAACCCGCAACCGCCAATACCGGAGAGTGA
- a CDS encoding cupin domain-containing protein: MKITRPGQTSSHAGSADWFTGPVRIDPLFSAEAPGRTSGAHVTFEPGARTAWHTHPAGQTLIVTFGCGRVQREGGPVQVIRAGDVVWFPAGEKHWHGAAPDTAMSHIAIQESIDGSPVTWMESVTDADYSN, from the coding sequence ATGAAAATCACCCGCCCGGGGCAAACGTCCTCTCACGCCGGCTCGGCTGACTGGTTTACCGGTCCTGTTCGCATCGATCCGCTGTTCTCGGCCGAAGCTCCGGGTCGCACCAGCGGCGCCCATGTTACATTCGAGCCGGGCGCGCGCACCGCATGGCACACCCATCCGGCCGGCCAGACCCTGATTGTGACCTTCGGTTGTGGCCGTGTCCAACGTGAGGGTGGACCGGTTCAAGTAATCCGCGCTGGCGATGTAGTTTGGTTTCCGGCAGGGGAAAAGCACTGGCACGGCGCCGCTCCCGACACCGCCATGAGTCATATCGCAATACAGGAATCCATCGATGGGTCACCTGTTACCTGGATGGAGTCGGTCACCGACGCCGACTACTCGAACTGA
- a CDS encoding YtoQ family protein, protein MLGAEDSKFWHDRKGASLSALRTCTAIARSEVVVVCSGENIRCRGSVCVGHGMKGISTIVSR, encoded by the coding sequence ATTCTCGGTGCCGAAGACAGCAAGTTCTGGCATGATCGCAAAGGCGCATCGCTGAGTGCCTTGCGAACCTGCACAGCAATCGCACGCAGCGAGGTGGTCGTGGTGTGTTCCGGCGAGAATATAAGGTGTAGGGGCAGCGTCTGTGTCGGCCACGGGATGAAGGGCATCTCGACGATAGTCAGCAGATGA